The following are encoded in a window of Phragmites australis chromosome 22, lpPhrAust1.1, whole genome shotgun sequence genomic DNA:
- the LOC133905352 gene encoding bidirectional sugar transporter SWEET13-like has protein sequence MAGLSLQHPWAFAFGLLGNVISFMTYLAPIPTFYRIYKSKSTEGFQSVPYVVALFSAMLWIYYALLKTNEGLLITINAAGCVIETVYIVVYLAYAPKKTKVFTAKIMLLFNVGIFGLILLFTLLLSEGERRVVSLGWVCVGFSVSVFVAPLSIIRRVIQTKSVEYMPFPLSLSLTLSAVVWFLYGLLIKDKYVALPNIIGFAFGVAQMGLYVFYMNKTPVVAEGKEAGKLPAAAEEYVAVNIAKLSPALPEKSSEVHPVTEMATIPRTCAIEAAAAAAENRDVLDFISRGPAVEVA, from the exons ATGGCTGGCCTATCCCTGCAGCACCCTTGGGCATTCGCCTTTGGCCTCCTAG gCAACGTCATCTCCTTCATGACCTACCTGGCCCCAAT ACCGACGTTCTACCGCATCTACAAAAGCAAGTCGACGGAGGGTTTCCAGTCGGTGCCCTACGTGGTGGCGCTGTTCAGCGCGATGCTATGGATCTACTACGCGCTGCTCAAGACCAACGAGGGCCTCCTCATCACCATCAACGCCGCCGGTTGCGTCATCGAGACCGTCTACATCGTCGTGTACCTCGCCTACGCCCCCAAAAAGACCAAGGTGTTCACGGCCAAGATCATGCTCCTCTTCAACGTCGGCATCTTCGggctcatcctcctcttcaccctcctcctctccgAGGGCGAGAGGCGCGTCGTCTCGCTCGGATGGGTCTGCGTCGGCTTCTCCGTCAGCGTCTTCGTCGCGCCGCTCAGCATCATC AGGCGCGTGATCCAGACGAAGAGCGTGGAGTACATGCCCTTCCCCCTGTCCCTCTCGCTCACCCTCAGCGCCGTCGTCTGGTTCCTCTACGGCCTCCTCATCAAGGACAAATACGTCGCG CTTCCGAACATTATTGGGTTCGCCTTCGGCGTGGCCCAGATGGGGCTCTACGTGTTCTACATGAACAAGACGCCGGTGGTCGCGGAGGGCAAGGAGGCCGGCAAgctcccggcggcggcggaggagtaCGTCGCCGTCAACATCGCCAAGCTCAGCCCGGCCCTCCCCGAGAAGAGCTCCGAGGTGCACCCGGTCACCGAGATGGCGACAATCCCCAGGACCTGCGCGAtcgaggcagcggcggcggcggcggagaacAGAGACGTGCTCGACTTCATCAGCCGCGGCCCCGCCGTCGAGGTGGCCTAG